The Nitrospirales bacterium genome includes a window with the following:
- a CDS encoding PIN domain-containing protein, translated as MITAVDTNVLFDLLLPDSANGEKAQSQLDEVSRQGQVIISEVVLAELAAHFPDTTTLQTFLLDTGLELLTGGSEVWMRAGQAWGAYTRRRKTTMMCPNCGRGQQVSCTQCGASLRVRQHIVADFLIGAHAELQADRLLTRDRGYYRTYFPQLSLVS; from the coding sequence ATGATTACCGCTGTCGATACCAACGTGTTGTTTGATCTCCTGTTACCGGATTCAGCGAATGGTGAAAAAGCTCAGAGTCAATTAGACGAAGTATCCAGACAAGGCCAAGTTATCATCAGCGAAGTTGTTCTAGCTGAACTTGCTGCTCATTTTCCGGATACGACCACCTTACAAACTTTTCTCTTAGATACTGGGCTTGAACTTTTAACAGGTGGTTCCGAGGTTTGGATGCGCGCGGGGCAAGCATGGGGGGCATACACGAGACGTCGGAAGACTACCATGATGTGTCCAAACTGCGGCCGAGGTCAACAAGTATCCTGCACTCAATGCGGAGCATCTCTACGAGTACGCCAACATATCGTCGCCGATTTTTTGATAGGGGCTCACGCAGAGCTTCAAGCCGATCGACTCCTCACTCGAGATCGGGGTTATTACCGCACATACTTTCCTCAACTTTCTCTCGTTTCGTAA
- a CDS encoding AbrB/MazE/SpoVT family DNA-binding domain-containing protein has translation MSTSRMTEKGQITIPKLLRNRLGLHPGDQVEFKEMKDGIRVKKKVSPARFAKYRGYLKHLKGQTSKELIDNMRGQ, from the coding sequence ATGAGTACAAGCCGAATGACAGAAAAGGGCCAGATTACGATTCCCAAGCTTTTGAGGAACCGACTCGGTCTCCATCCAGGAGATCAGGTTGAATTCAAGGAAATGAAAGATGGTATTCGTGTGAAGAAAAAAGTATCGCCTGCCCGCTTTGCCAAATACCGAGGGTACTTAAAGCACCTCAAAGGCCAAACTTCCAAGGAACTTATCGACAACATGCGTGGTCAATGA
- a CDS encoding HAD-IB family hydrolase → MPQPPARLDSPNYQENWIGAFFDVDNTLIPGLSIEVLFFRHLWKLGVVGFSQMRESVWFLTQRIPPVSLAPLRRHKLYLVGQQPGFIEPLADEFVRQEICAKLSIRGEGILTRHQQAGHHVALISGSPDFLVKPIAEVLGVTIVQAARLQTTDGGYTGRVYAPLPYGDGKRRIIENLAERYHLDLKRSYAYGDSPGDFQALKIVGNPLVVNPIRGMTRMAREQGWPVTEWV, encoded by the coding sequence ATGCCCCAACCCCCGGCACGACTCGACTCCCCGAACTACCAAGAAAACTGGATCGGCGCTTTTTTCGATGTGGACAACACCCTCATCCCGGGTCTTTCGATTGAGGTCCTCTTCTTCCGGCATTTATGGAAATTGGGGGTCGTCGGATTTTCACAGATGCGGGAAAGCGTCTGGTTTCTGACGCAACGCATCCCCCCGGTCTCGCTCGCGCCGCTCCGCCGTCATAAACTGTACCTGGTGGGGCAACAACCGGGGTTCATCGAACCGCTTGCCGATGAGTTTGTCCGTCAAGAAATCTGTGCCAAATTATCGATTCGCGGCGAAGGCATCCTGACCCGCCACCAGCAAGCCGGCCACCACGTCGCTTTGATCAGCGGTTCCCCTGATTTTTTGGTAAAGCCGATCGCCGAGGTCCTGGGAGTGACAATCGTGCAGGCGGCACGGCTGCAAACGACCGACGGCGGCTATACCGGTCGCGTGTATGCGCCGCTCCCTTATGGCGACGGCAAACGGCGGATCATCGAAAACCTCGCCGAACGCTATCACTTGGACCTCAAACGGAGTTACGCTTACGGTGATAGTCCCGGAGACTTTCAGGCCTTGAAAATCGTCGGCAACCCGCTTGTCGTGAATCCGATTCGGGGGATGACCCGTATGGCTCGCGAACAAGGCTGGCCGGTGACGGAATGGGTCTAG
- the queE gene encoding 7-carboxy-7-deazaguanine synthase QueE: MDVTASHLQITEIFHSIQGESSFAGQPCVFVRLTGCPLRCTWCDTDYAFYGGQRLSFETILERVRSYRCRVVEVTGGEPLSQPACVKFLSMLCDQEFDVLLETSGAIDTIGVDPRVHIILDVKCPGSGMEQQMHWANLERLTPNDEAKFVIKDRQDYEWAKDVIARYGLTDKCTVLLSPVFGELDLQPLAGWILDDRLPVRFQVQLHKYIWAPDMRGV, translated from the coding sequence ATGGATGTAACGGCTTCACACCTTCAAATCACTGAAATCTTCCATAGCATTCAGGGGGAATCTTCGTTTGCCGGGCAGCCATGCGTGTTTGTCCGGTTAACCGGCTGTCCCCTGCGCTGCACCTGGTGCGATACCGACTATGCCTTCTATGGCGGGCAACGCCTGAGCTTCGAGACCATTCTCGAACGCGTACGCTCCTATCGCTGCCGCGTCGTCGAAGTGACCGGAGGCGAACCCTTGTCCCAACCGGCTTGCGTCAAATTCCTATCAATGTTATGTGATCAAGAGTTTGATGTCTTGCTCGAAACGAGCGGCGCGATCGACACGATCGGCGTGGACCCCCGGGTCCACATTATTTTGGACGTGAAATGTCCCGGCAGCGGCATGGAGCAACAGATGCACTGGGCCAACCTGGAACGTTTGACCCCGAACGATGAAGCCAAGTTCGTCATCAAAGACCGGCAGGATTATGAGTGGGCAAAAGACGTGATTGCCCGCTATGGATTGACGGATAAGTGCACGGTCTTATTGAGCCCGGTCTTCGGGGAACTTGACCTGCAGCCTCTGGCGGGATGGATTCTCGATGATCGTCTGCCTGTTCGCTTCCAAGTGCAACTTCATAAATATATCTGGGCTCCGGATATGCGAGGCGTCTAG
- a CDS encoding leucyl aminopeptidase: MKITVKQGTLTGLPTDVLVIPGYEGETGLGKALHPLDRNLGGQLTELRKSGEFQGKVNQTALIHTRGAIPAKRVLLVGLGKREDLTLDRVRQALGTVAKYIRQIEVLSFATSIFGIDRSGLWPDDLAQAMTEGVILGDYRFLHYRTDSAGKLKPLNSMTLLVDKTSLIETVKRGIQRGEATGEATCFARDLCNHPANVMTPLRIVEEAKKISKEKKVRLTVLNPAKMKQLGMGGVLGVGQASQHPPQFVVLEYHGGKKGEKPVVFVGKTVTFDTGGISLKPSENMEHMKADMTGGAEVLATVRAAARLKLPLNVVGLLPVAENMPGGKATKPGDILTMLSGKTVEVQNTDAEGRLILADGLAYAERLKPACVIDIATLTGACIIALGQFAIGMLGNDETLKEQLKQAGDRAGERVWEMPLWDEYFEQLKSDVADMRNIGGRGGGMITAAMFLKQFVGKFPWAHLDIASTDWSATDRPCIGKGPTATGTRLLIQFLLNMVNKPHK; the protein is encoded by the coding sequence ATGAAAATTACGGTAAAGCAAGGAACGCTCACGGGTCTTCCCACTGACGTGTTGGTCATCCCCGGCTATGAAGGCGAAACGGGACTAGGGAAGGCGCTACATCCGCTCGACCGGAATCTTGGCGGACAATTAACCGAATTGCGCAAAAGCGGTGAATTCCAAGGCAAAGTCAATCAAACCGCCTTGATCCATACCCGGGGGGCGATTCCTGCCAAACGGGTGCTCCTCGTGGGGTTGGGAAAACGCGAAGACCTGACCCTGGATCGTGTTCGCCAAGCCTTGGGCACTGTGGCGAAATACATTCGTCAAATCGAGGTCCTGTCCTTTGCCACCTCAATATTCGGCATCGATCGTTCGGGACTATGGCCGGATGATCTGGCTCAAGCCATGACTGAAGGCGTCATCTTGGGCGACTACCGTTTTCTTCACTATCGCACCGATTCCGCGGGAAAGCTGAAACCGCTGAACAGCATGACGTTGTTGGTGGATAAAACTTCATTGATCGAGACCGTGAAACGGGGGATCCAACGCGGGGAAGCCACGGGGGAAGCCACGTGTTTCGCTCGCGACCTTTGCAACCACCCGGCGAATGTCATGACGCCTCTCCGGATCGTCGAAGAAGCCAAGAAAATCTCGAAGGAGAAGAAAGTGCGGTTGACGGTCTTGAACCCGGCCAAGATGAAACAGCTTGGCATGGGAGGGGTCCTGGGGGTGGGGCAGGCGAGTCAACACCCTCCGCAGTTTGTCGTGCTGGAATATCATGGAGGGAAAAAAGGCGAAAAGCCGGTCGTCTTCGTGGGCAAAACGGTGACGTTCGATACCGGCGGTATTTCGCTCAAACCATCTGAAAATATGGAACACATGAAAGCCGATATGACCGGCGGGGCGGAAGTCCTGGCCACCGTCCGCGCCGCAGCCCGCCTGAAACTTCCCCTCAATGTCGTCGGTCTTTTGCCCGTGGCCGAGAACATGCCTGGCGGAAAGGCCACGAAACCAGGTGATATTTTAACCATGCTGTCGGGAAAGACGGTGGAAGTGCAAAACACCGACGCCGAAGGCCGGTTGATCCTGGCCGATGGCTTGGCCTACGCGGAACGGCTCAAACCCGCCTGCGTGATCGATATTGCCACGCTTACCGGCGCTTGTATCATCGCGCTCGGTCAATTTGCGATCGGCATGTTGGGGAACGACGAGACACTCAAGGAACAGCTCAAACAAGCCGGCGATCGCGCGGGAGAACGCGTGTGGGAAATGCCTCTATGGGATGAGTACTTCGAACAATTAAAGAGTGATGTCGCCGACATGCGGAATATCGGCGGACGGGGAGGCGGGATGATTACTGCCGCCATGTTCTTGAAGCAATTCGTCGGAAAATTCCCATGGGCGCATCTCGACATCGCGAGTACCGACTGGAGTGCAACCGATCGCCCCTGTATCGGCAAAGGACCAACCGCCACCGGTACACGCTTGCTGATTCAGTTTTTGTTGAATATGGTCAACAAACCTCACAAATAG
- the nagZ gene encoding beta-N-acetylhexosaminidase, whose translation MSLRQQVGQLFMIGFDGTELSPGLISWIQEYQPGGIILFARNLVDAPQIARLTNALQALSASSPLLMAIDQEGGKVSRLPEGFTIFPPAATVAACGSSDYAYHTAAVTAEELRAVGFNMNMAPVLDVNTNPANPIIGDRAFSSTPEHVCTFGNATISGLHDHGVIACGKHFPGHGETTKDSHKELPVVALSKERLEQVELQPFRSAIAHGLMTMMSAHVHYPALDDTVPATLSYDIMTRLLREELGFSGVILSDDLEMNAIAEHTSMGDAAVRSVQAGVDVILICHQQSRQAEAIEAIEQAVSQGDISKDRLDQSLARISSLKQRFLHPYTPVDETKIADIVGRLKHQNLLAEIQSLSSSQKGQKA comes from the coding sequence ATGTCACTGCGTCAACAAGTCGGTCAGCTCTTCATGATCGGCTTTGACGGAACCGAGCTGTCTCCAGGTTTGATCTCTTGGATACAGGAGTATCAACCTGGAGGCATCATCTTATTCGCTCGCAACTTGGTCGATGCTCCACAAATCGCCCGGCTCACCAACGCCTTGCAAGCCCTTTCTGCCTCTTCCCCCTTGCTCATGGCCATCGATCAGGAAGGAGGAAAAGTCTCTCGCCTGCCTGAAGGATTTACGATTTTCCCGCCGGCGGCCACGGTGGCAGCCTGTGGCTCATCCGACTACGCGTACCACACAGCGGCCGTGACTGCGGAAGAATTACGTGCGGTCGGGTTCAATATGAATATGGCCCCCGTGTTGGATGTCAATACGAATCCGGCCAACCCCATCATCGGAGACCGGGCCTTTAGTTCCACGCCGGAACACGTGTGCACTTTTGGAAACGCAACCATATCCGGCCTTCATGATCATGGGGTGATCGCCTGCGGGAAGCATTTTCCCGGCCATGGCGAGACGACCAAAGACTCCCACAAGGAATTGCCTGTGGTCGCCCTCTCGAAAGAACGACTGGAACAGGTCGAACTCCAACCGTTCCGCTCGGCCATCGCCCATGGGCTCATGACGATGATGAGCGCCCATGTGCACTATCCAGCCCTGGACGATACCGTTCCGGCCACACTCTCATACGACATCATGACGAGACTGCTTCGTGAGGAATTGGGATTTTCAGGGGTGATCCTCAGCGATGATCTAGAGATGAACGCCATCGCGGAACATACGTCCATGGGGGACGCTGCCGTACGGTCCGTTCAAGCAGGCGTGGACGTGATTCTCATTTGCCATCAACAGAGCCGCCAAGCCGAGGCTATTGAAGCCATCGAACAGGCCGTCAGTCAAGGCGATATTTCAAAGGACAGACTGGACCAGAGCCTAGCGCGGATCTCAAGCCTGAAACAACGTTTTCTTCACCCCTACACTCCCGTGGACGAAACCAAGATTGCAGACATTGTCGGTCGGCTCAAACACCAAAACCTGCTCGCAGAAATCCAGTCTCTCTCATCATCTCAAAAGGGCCAAAAGGCCTGA
- a CDS encoding phosphate-starvation-inducible PsiE family protein: MHGWTPESIKQWVKWMQWLDRWGYITACLSFLVLGMLIFVYSWVEFLQHAAGGFLEASITLINDLLLVIILLELFRTVLGFLQSERVRLEPFLHVGVIASVRKILTTGAELSHIKDIPEETFYHYLMDLGLHVVIILVLMLAVYLIKKSDNAPPSTVTL; the protein is encoded by the coding sequence ATGCACGGCTGGACACCGGAATCGATCAAACAATGGGTCAAGTGGATGCAGTGGCTTGACCGGTGGGGCTATATCACGGCCTGCTTAAGTTTTCTGGTCTTGGGCATGTTGATTTTTGTGTATAGCTGGGTGGAGTTTCTTCAGCATGCAGCCGGCGGGTTCCTGGAAGCCTCGATCACCCTGATCAACGACCTACTCCTCGTCATCATCCTGCTTGAACTGTTCAGAACAGTCTTGGGATTCTTACAGTCCGAACGCGTACGCCTTGAACCGTTCCTCCATGTCGGCGTCATTGCCTCGGTTCGAAAAATCCTCACCACGGGCGCCGAGCTCTCACACATCAAAGACATTCCCGAAGAAACCTTCTATCACTACCTCATGGACCTTGGCCTTCACGTCGTCATTATCCTGGTCCTCATGCTCGCCGTCTATTTAATCAAAAAAAGTGACAATGCCCCTCCCTCGACCGTGACGCTGTAA
- a CDS encoding type II toxin-antitoxin system ParD family antitoxin yields MAMVKKSISVTDKQDEWIKAQIATGHFGNESEVVRELIRERQLREEETPEQIEAIRAALIEAEKSGMSGRTPDEIMAAVMKRKRKHGKI; encoded by the coding sequence ATGGCGATGGTAAAAAAAAGTATTTCAGTCACAGACAAACAGGATGAATGGATCAAAGCCCAAATTGCGACCGGGCATTTTGGCAATGAAAGCGAAGTCGTGCGCGAGCTCATTCGTGAACGGCAACTTCGTGAAGAAGAAACCCCAGAACAGATCGAGGCTATCCGCGCTGCACTCATCGAAGCCGAAAAAAGCGGAATGAGTGGCCGCACACCCGATGAAATTATGGCGGCGGTCATGAAGCGGAAGCGGAAACATGGGAAAATATAG
- a CDS encoding type II toxin-antitoxin system RelE/ParE family toxin has translation MGKYRLSKSADKEFEMIFDYGIDTFGQDQALTYQTKLKERFSLIAEQPYLYPAVEHIRAGYRRSVCGVHSIYYRIAEQGVVIMHILGRQNPKKQEWEQ, from the coding sequence ATGGGAAAATATAGACTCTCCAAATCTGCTGACAAAGAGTTTGAAATGATCTTTGACTACGGGATTGACACCTTTGGGCAAGATCAGGCCTTGACATATCAAACAAAACTCAAAGAGCGGTTTTCTCTTATCGCCGAACAACCGTACTTATATCCTGCTGTGGAGCATATCCGGGCTGGGTATCGCCGGAGTGTTTGCGGGGTTCATTCCATTTACTACCGCATTGCTGAACAAGGAGTGGTAATCATGCACATACTCGGCAGGCAAAACCCTAAGAAACAGGAGTGGGAACAGTAG
- a CDS encoding gamma-glutamyl-gamma-aminobutyrate hydrolase family protein, giving the protein MKPVIGITPDYNPGDREDMGGKEPTYFLRARYTQAIEDAGGLPILLPLVGDQARQKQLLSQVDGLLITGSGSDLDPEIYGERQCVPFRQMSKQRSDLEIGISRLAYRGQVPTLGICGGMQSINVALGGTLIQDIAVQHSKEIAHLPPGSATKKAHGITITPRTLLHRIVGKLKIRVNSSHHQSVKKVPSRLLTSALAPDGVIEAIESPHHAFLLGVQWHPEFLYKNDPIQKSLFFALIKAAKAFARTRVLQSA; this is encoded by the coding sequence ATGAAACCGGTTATCGGGATCACACCAGACTACAATCCGGGTGACCGTGAAGATATGGGCGGAAAGGAGCCCACCTATTTTCTTCGAGCCCGGTATACGCAAGCGATCGAAGATGCCGGTGGGCTTCCCATTCTTCTTCCACTCGTCGGGGATCAAGCTCGTCAAAAGCAGCTCTTGTCGCAGGTAGACGGATTGCTCATCACAGGGAGCGGATCGGATCTGGACCCCGAAATATACGGGGAACGGCAATGTGTGCCGTTTCGGCAGATGAGCAAGCAACGAAGCGATCTGGAGATCGGGATCAGTCGGTTGGCTTACCGTGGGCAGGTTCCGACACTAGGCATTTGCGGAGGCATGCAGTCTATCAATGTGGCGTTGGGCGGGACGCTCATCCAAGACATTGCCGTCCAACATTCCAAAGAGATTGCTCACTTGCCACCTGGATCAGCCACGAAGAAGGCTCATGGTATTACGATTACTCCACGAACCCTGCTGCACCGAATCGTGGGTAAACTCAAGATTCGAGTGAACAGTTCACATCACCAATCAGTGAAAAAAGTCCCGTCTAGATTACTCACCAGCGCTCTGGCTCCCGATGGAGTGATCGAGGCCATTGAGTCTCCTCATCATGCCTTTTTGCTTGGGGTCCAGTGGCACCCGGAATTCCTCTACAAAAACGACCCCATCCAAAAAAGCCTGTTTTTCGCGCTGATTAAAGCCGCAAAAGCTTTTGCGCGCACGCGCGTCCTTCAATCTGCCTAA
- a CDS encoding HEAT repeat domain-containing protein, with protein MSCSSEPTSHDSDSVVPILMELLEHDPDTDMRRTAALSLGKVADSDGIPALRSGLKDSDSLVREYSAWALGQLEEELPQDAALDLIMALGDPAVNVKQTAAASLRNAVPQKSLSNLLKQVLAVSEVSTRRAAVQAMGELELHSAYGAFLLAVEDPDPQVRQYAIAGLGELSDDRALVIFRKVLLNDPDEGVRSEAAYRLGILGNKNDVPVLKQAMTNDPTPNVHLWATWALKELTASPDT; from the coding sequence ATGAGCTGCTCTAGCGAGCCTACCTCGCATGATAGCGACTCCGTGGTTCCGATCCTAATGGAGTTGTTGGAACATGATCCTGATACCGACATGAGACGGACCGCGGCTTTATCACTTGGGAAAGTAGCCGACTCCGATGGCATTCCTGCATTACGTTCAGGGCTAAAAGATTCAGACTCCCTGGTTCGAGAATACAGCGCCTGGGCGCTGGGACAGTTGGAAGAGGAACTTCCTCAAGATGCCGCCCTCGACCTCATCATGGCTCTTGGCGATCCGGCAGTAAACGTGAAACAGACGGCAGCAGCCTCTCTGAGAAATGCCGTACCCCAAAAATCACTTTCGAACCTTCTCAAACAAGTTCTTGCTGTATCGGAAGTTTCAACCAGGCGAGCCGCCGTGCAGGCCATGGGGGAGCTTGAACTTCACTCGGCCTATGGCGCCTTTCTTCTAGCCGTGGAAGACCCGGACCCTCAAGTCCGTCAATACGCCATCGCGGGGCTCGGAGAACTCTCCGATGATCGCGCACTCGTCATCTTTAGAAAGGTCTTACTGAATGATCCTGATGAGGGTGTCCGCTCGGAAGCCGCCTATCGCTTAGGCATTCTCGGAAACAAGAATGACGTTCCCGTACTGAAACAAGCCATGACGAACGACCCCACTCCAAACGTCCATCTATGGGCAACCTGGGCACTTAAAGAACTTACCGCAAGCCCAGATACTTGA
- a CDS encoding response regulator transcription factor, whose product MTILVADDDPVTQALLVRSLTGFGQNVVQYDNGCEAMAFLENATQPTIGILDWVMPGLNGPEICRALKDVNRDARPLYLVLVTTKGNRDDIVQGLEAGADDYMTKPFDLQELRARVGVGLRVLSLQEKLDDRVHRLEEALSEVKQLQGLLPICSYCKKIRDDQNYWQQLEEYFSDRAEVQFSHGVCPHCFEKEIVPQLQAIKKTIPLSHPISS is encoded by the coding sequence ATGACCATACTCGTGGCCGATGATGATCCGGTGACACAAGCCCTGTTAGTCCGCTCGCTGACTGGGTTTGGCCAAAATGTCGTTCAATATGACAATGGCTGTGAGGCTATGGCATTTCTTGAAAACGCCACACAACCCACGATCGGAATCCTCGATTGGGTCATGCCGGGATTGAATGGTCCTGAGATCTGTCGCGCCCTCAAGGATGTCAACAGAGATGCTCGTCCTCTATACCTAGTATTAGTGACCACGAAGGGAAATCGAGATGATATTGTCCAGGGGCTTGAAGCGGGAGCCGATGACTACATGACCAAACCGTTCGACTTGCAAGAATTACGAGCTCGGGTTGGCGTTGGCCTCCGGGTTCTGTCCCTTCAGGAAAAGCTGGACGATCGAGTTCATCGCCTTGAGGAAGCTCTGTCCGAAGTCAAGCAACTTCAAGGCCTTCTGCCAATCTGTAGTTATTGCAAAAAGATCAGGGATGATCAAAATTACTGGCAACAGTTGGAAGAATATTTTTCAGACCGTGCCGAAGTGCAATTTAGTCATGGCGTTTGTCCCCATTGCTTTGAAAAAGAAATCGTCCCTCAATTACAAGCCATCAAAAAAACCATACCGTTATCCCATCCGATCTCATCATAA
- a CDS encoding response regulator — MMKRVLLVDDNNDSRRALRLVLESQGLECIESVNGAAALEWLDADNADLIVTDNQMPVLTGLEFIERLSAKPSSTLPPIIFLSGNLDESDKARARHAGAYAILNKPCNFSEFLSVVSLALDQSSSS, encoded by the coding sequence ATGATGAAACGAGTCCTATTAGTAGATGACAATAATGATTCCCGTCGAGCCCTTCGACTGGTACTAGAATCTCAAGGACTTGAATGCATAGAATCTGTGAATGGTGCAGCCGCGTTAGAATGGCTAGATGCGGATAATGCAGATTTGATCGTTACAGACAACCAAATGCCTGTATTAACAGGGCTGGAGTTCATTGAACGCCTTTCCGCCAAACCTTCATCAACCCTTCCTCCCATCATTTTCCTGAGCGGAAATTTAGATGAATCCGACAAGGCTAGAGCACGTCACGCTGGAGCCTATGCTATTTTGAATAAGCCCTGCAATTTCAGCGAATTTCTTTCTGTCGTTTCTCTCGCTCTCGACCAGTCTTCCTCCTCATAA
- a CDS encoding Crp/Fnr family transcriptional regulator, which produces MQIATNTSQSKKLWYLKNINVFSGLSWQELRELKRVTRMVDYRKNEPIYLPGEPSEQVYMLKKGRVKLSKMSHEGRQVTIAILVPGEIFGEVEVLNATPRESIVEALEPVMVCEIQRSDFDRYLKTYPEVGGKVIKFMSGRLRQLETRVGDLVFKSAPARLASLLLELSETMGVMENGAVWLQVRLTHQNLANLIGTSRETVSILMTQFAQRGLLKQARRSIQILDKEKLARVR; this is translated from the coding sequence ATGCAAATCGCGACTAATACCTCCCAATCTAAAAAGCTCTGGTACCTGAAAAATATCAACGTATTTTCTGGGTTATCTTGGCAGGAACTCCGAGAGCTGAAGCGTGTTACTCGGATGGTTGACTATCGGAAAAACGAGCCTATTTACCTTCCCGGAGAACCGAGCGAACAGGTTTACATGTTAAAAAAAGGTCGAGTGAAACTCTCCAAGATGAGTCATGAGGGGCGTCAGGTTACGATCGCTATACTGGTACCGGGTGAAATATTTGGAGAGGTCGAAGTGCTGAATGCGACCCCAAGGGAGTCGATAGTGGAAGCGCTCGAGCCAGTCATGGTCTGTGAAATCCAGCGAAGTGATTTCGATCGATACCTCAAGACGTATCCGGAAGTGGGAGGGAAAGTGATCAAGTTTATGAGTGGTCGTTTGCGGCAGCTGGAAACGCGCGTCGGCGATTTGGTTTTTAAAAGCGCGCCTGCTCGTCTTGCCTCGCTTCTCTTGGAGTTAAGCGAGACTATGGGGGTAATGGAGAACGGTGCTGTCTGGTTGCAGGTTCGCTTGACTCATCAAAACTTAGCGAATTTGATCGGGACTTCCCGAGAAACAGTCAGTATACTCATGACGCAATTTGCCCAACGCGGATTGCTCAAGCAAGCGCGCCGCTCTATCCAGATTCTTGATAAAGAGAAACTTGCCAGAGTTCGATAA
- a CDS encoding methyltransferase domain-containing protein: MNIVAKMKQDWDRRAKHHTRFWIATEDFQNEEVFAQSGLRTAEAILATLGSYTSTTWRVLDIGCGIGRVLKPLSPHFRHLTGVDVSAEMIAKSKTWLTDIKNVSTFETSGVDLSLFPSRNFHLVYSYVAFQHMPRPVFDRYVEEINRVLTPRGFLVFQLPIGRHQDAPLEDTIAVRSYEYEELEQKLKKNGFELIEATERDRSSLPSMARQNNFHGFFLAQKTSTIRPDINVSWIQSECREHASFLDTHMYLSFAERCLDTGDTEEAIQTYEQLLNHNPSSLEGWLQLTRVFIHLGKLDRAVSTLTALTQIHPTYDAGHRTLQELQRKCRQIEGAVRPIS; this comes from the coding sequence ATGAACATCGTCGCAAAGATGAAACAGGATTGGGATCGCCGCGCCAAACATCATACTCGCTTTTGGATCGCCACCGAGGACTTTCAGAACGAAGAGGTCTTCGCGCAGTCGGGACTCAGGACTGCTGAAGCAATCTTGGCAACGCTCGGTTCATACACGAGCACAACGTGGAGGGTGTTGGACATTGGATGCGGGATCGGAAGGGTATTAAAACCCTTATCGCCTCACTTTCGACATCTCACTGGAGTAGATGTTTCAGCGGAAATGATCGCGAAAAGCAAGACATGGCTTACAGACATCAAGAATGTTTCAACGTTTGAGACGTCCGGCGTTGATCTGAGCCTTTTTCCATCAAGAAATTTTCATCTCGTCTATTCATACGTCGCATTCCAACACATGCCCCGACCTGTGTTTGATCGGTATGTAGAAGAAATTAATCGCGTGCTTACGCCAAGAGGCTTTCTGGTCTTTCAACTACCGATCGGCCGACATCAAGACGCGCCGCTTGAAGATACGATCGCGGTCCGCTCTTATGAATATGAGGAACTCGAGCAAAAACTCAAAAAAAATGGATTTGAGTTGATTGAAGCGACTGAGCGGGATCGATCGTCTTTACCTAGCATGGCACGACAGAATAACTTTCATGGATTCTTCCTGGCTCAAAAAACCTCAACCATTCGTCCCGACATCAACGTGAGTTGGATTCAATCGGAATGTCGAGAACATGCGTCCTTTCTTGACACGCATATGTACCTGTCTTTCGCGGAAAGATGCCTCGATACGGGTGATACCGAGGAAGCCATCCAAACGTATGAACAGTTACTCAACCACAACCCTTCCAGTTTGGAAGGCTGGCTGCAGCTCACACGAGTCTTTATCCATCTTGGGAAACTCGACCGGGCCGTTTCCACTTTAACCGCCTTGACCCAAATCCATCCCACCTATGACGCCGGACATCGCACCTTGCAAGAGCTCCAAAGAAAATGCCGTCAGATCGAAGGTGCCGTGCGCCCCATTAGTTAA